In Setaria viridis chromosome 5, Setaria_viridis_v4.0, whole genome shotgun sequence, the genomic stretch CATGCTAGAGATTGAAAGTAAATGGAGCAGAGCTCCATGGAAGGAGATTGCCTTCGGGAACTGGCCTAGCGTCGTGCACAAACTTGGTGAGCACATTGGGATGGGGATGTCTAGCAAGAAAGAAGCCCAAGCAATAAGATGATCTCCCCTTACATGAGCGAGgatgcaggaaaaaaaaatgcccGACCAAATATGTTGaaacttgaaaccttagttgacCCGGTCAAGTTTCAATATGAATCTAAATTGGATTGTTCAAAATCctaaaaaaattgcattgtTCAACATTTAATGGGTGGTGGTGCCCTCAGGGAAAAACGATTCGACCACATTGGGTATTAGGataaaataatatttaaattatttaaaaataggCTAAACGGGATAGTAATTTTTGAAAGCACCACCTCACTAAAGTTGAGTTTTGGAGTATCAATTTTCGGAAAGCATTCTTTAAATTGTCACTCTTTTGATGTGGTGCTTTACAAGTTCTCATGTTCAAGGGGAGTATAAAGAAAGGGATTGTATGAGAAAGTCAACTTTAGTGGACACTCAAGTTAGATTTAATTTACTGTCCAATTTAAAACATATTATCCCAAAATTATCATCActataaatattttttctttctctaaAAATATCTATGCATGGATTGCAAGAACGAAGCACAACGCGCACTATTTATTCGTAGAGGTTTCAAGTCTAGCTATAAAATggtggaccaagcacggtgaagaTGAAAAGGAGATTGTACATGAAGATTGACCGGAGCGAGGCGATGATATTACGACCACTGAGGAGTGAGGACACTGATTACGTGATCGATCCTGCGAACCACTCATGATGACATGAAGAATTCATTTGTTGATCCACCATTACAGGAGGCAATGCCTTCAAACTCCTCTTGGAGCTACAGTGGGCATTGGTGTTGCGTATCTGCAGGTTAGAGCCTATGCACACGTGTGTCTCTAATGGCAAGGCACGCATCATCTCCTGCCATCCTTTCTTCTTGTAGCTCGTCATCATCATGCTCAACGGCGTTCTCGAGAGTCCCCACTCCAGGAGTATGATCGCCATCATGAGGTTGCAATTAGCATAGTTTGTTATGGTGAGGAGCAGATATGCCGCGATCTACCGGCCTCCTTGGCCACGATATCATGGCCATTGTTGTCGCCATGCTACCATCGACACAGAGAAGGTATCGCGAACAAGAATGTTAACGCTATGGAGTTCTTGATGCATCATGCGTTTGCGAAACCTAAATGCCTCTCCCGATTGGTCACCATACTAGGCTCATGGGATACCCAATTATTATTTGGCAATGCGTGATCCTACAACCCAACTCATGCAGATACTTGGTAGATGTTCGATAGGCTGCCGTCGTCAGTCGTTTCATGGCGTCCCTAACCGAGAGGTTGCGGAAGCACAGACTCTTCGATGTAGTGTTGTGTTCTACGCATGATGAAGGTTTCCGCAAGGTGATTTGGGAGTTAATTATATTGCTCGAGGGTAATTCAAAAAGTGTGGCCGCTTCTACGAGGGACCCCTACTCCATGGCAAGTCCTATTGTTGCTGATATATGAGGATTTATACTGTTCGTTTGGGCTcttctagatgcatagcttttgctatggatctagatgcatgcatgtctagatacgtatcaaaaaattatgtatctaaaaactcaaaacgaatagtaatttgagatggagggagtagcgaGCAACTttgtttcattttcttttatCATGTAAGGTGCAGTGCTAACGAGGCTCGTGTGTTGGGCAATTGAGTATATATACTGCTTTCTCAATCTTTCGACAGTAGTTGCATCTGGGATGTTGTAAACATTGCAGAATGTTTGTGTTAATGAACAAACCAACCTTGATATATATAAAAATCACACGAACATGAGGAACGACAGTACACACGATGTTTTGTGCTGTGGAGAAATGAGAAACATTTTCAGTTGTATTGACTGTCTTAGAAGCACAAAATTAGCAGGTTAGGCCGCGCCCTGCAAGCGCGCCATGCCGCTCAACGAGCCGTGCCATCCCACACGGTCCATCTCAAGCTAGCCATGCCGCGCACAATTGGGGCAACGGAAAAGAAGGACGCGCTCCGCATGGACTGAGCAGAGGCAGAGCATGCGTGCGTCCAGCTACTGACGCGCGCAGCCATCACATGCTGGCCGCACTCGGACGCTACTGAACAAATTACATCggggcaaaaataaaaataaaagcacAAAATTTCAAGCGAAGCGAAGAGCACTTCAGCTAGCAGGGATCATGTTGGAGAGGGCGCGGCAGTTCTCGGACATGTCGACGAGCGACCTGTTGAGGTCGCAGACGGGGTTCTTGGCGGCGGCCTTCCTGAACTCCTCGTCGCAGTTCTGCATGTCCTGCGCCGCCATGCTCATGGTGGCGCGGATGGTGACGCCGTCCCTGAACCTGATGGCGCGCTTGCAAGCGCCGAGGTTGTCGCCGGCGTCGAGGTAGAAGCTCTTGCAGAGGTTCAGCGCCCGGCGCTGCTCCGGGGTGGCCGCCGCCCTGGCCTCCCTCTTGGCGCGCCTGCTCGCCGCCCTCACCCGCTTCTTGAACGCGTCCACCTGCATCTCCAGCACCGTCAGCGGGTCCACCGTGTCGTACTTCCTGGCGTGCTTCTGCGTCGAGCCCGTGCACAGCTCCGGGAACGGGGTGTTCTTGCACAcctccgccaccgcggcggTGTTGTCCCTGCCGGCCGACACCGGCGCCGCGACCAGCTggagcgcgacggcggccgcgccgaGGACGATGAGCACCGCGCGGGCTCCGGCCGTGGCCATGGCTATTAGCTAGCTGCTGGTGttaggccggcggcgaggggaggggcCGGGAATGCTGGATCGGGCGGGGGCGAGGGAGATAAATACTACGCGAGGCGGGTGGCAGGGGTGGTTGCATGCGTGCATGAGCCACGGAAATGGCGGCTCTCCTCCCTTTGTTGTCGCTGGCGTTATTGGGACGATTACTAAGCTAAGCTGCCCTAATTAAACAATGGCTAGGAGCTCAAGGCCTCATTTCCATTAACCGATCTGGTGATCTGGGATAATGGGATGGTACCTCTGGTATCGCGAGGTCGATGAAAACCTGCTGCAGCCTCTGTGGTACTCCTCATTTATCTTCTCCTCCATGCCATACCACAGACCTTATCATCTCCCTGCTCCCATTGCTACGTACAAGGGGAAAACAAGAGTATATCCATGTGTCATTCCTACCAGAATATCTGTCGAGGAATTTAGAGCAGAACCATAAAAGAACAAACGATCGAagatatgcaaaaaaaaatctaataatACTTTTATAACGGTTTTGGTCGTTTCATCCGGTCAGCCCATTCAAACGCTTAATTAACACAGTTATAGCTCTGTATCTATTTTTATTCTCTTCAGTAAAAAAAGGGTGATGTAATAGACATGGGCACTTTTCCTAAAGCCAATTTCATCTCAATTTTCCATAGTAATATATTTACAAACCATAGAAAAATCTAAGACCATGATTCTGTTTTTTAGTCAAATATACTTGTACCATTTCAACTATTTTCAATCTCAAACAACATGAAATGATTGATAATCAATTTTTTGATAAATTGCCTGCATGGAACCCACGATGTCACTATTTTCTAACTCCATGGAGTATTGACAATGCCACAATGGTATTTCTAGAACAAAATATCAACTTATGTGGCATCAAATTGGCAATCCAAAAATGGTGTGAGAAATTGGAAGTATTGACCAACTGACGGATTTAAAGGTCTCTTCTAGAAAATACTAGTAGTTAAGCATGTTACAATTTACGAACTATTCCCTCCAAATGGAAATACTTAGTCCTTTCTATTGGTGTTTCAGGTGCAATTTTGACCACTACTTTGTATTATATGTTTATAAAATCTAATAAATCTATAACATTATTATATTTTACATGCATGATTTTTATGTTTCCAAACAacttaaaatatttaaaatcATATACGGGCAAAGTGTCAGACGTTTGATCAGATCTTATCCAAAATATGATTGCTTGTCACAGGAGAGAGTATTCACAATAGTGAGAAACTTCGTGATCAGAGGTAGGAATGGATTGTGATCCAAATCCAAATGCAGAAGACCTACTCTAAATAAGAAAGTCCATAATCCAATTCAAGTCCAAAAAAGACTATCTAGTGTCGAATCCAAACGCTTTAATCCATGTCCATCTAAACTTGATATACCGTCGTAGTATAGTCAGACAGCTTGAAATGAACATTTAGTTTGTTGCCACATCAAGTTAGGCGTTTTTCCACAACCATACCAGCAGTTAGGTACTCATAACTTTCGCTGAAATTCACTTCCATCAGCTGCAGAAAAGAACTCTGACCTTGACACATCCTAGACGGATCTGCGGTGTTCGCGTATCGTCAGACAGTTTAAAAGAAAGTCGCAAGTTGTAAGGAAAAAACAGAGGAGAGGCATGGCTCCCTGCCATGGAGGTCAAAGTATGCCCAACTGAATTCAGCCAAGGACAACGACTTGCTGAACTGCACGAGATCATCTGATCCAGTCGCGGTCTCAGTCTCACCCACGACGAAGAcgggggaaaaaaaacaagtaaAAAGTATCGTATCAGCATATCAAAGTCCAAACTAAGAAATCCTCCCGGCACAGAAAATCAGCAGAAAAAACACACCATGCATTAATCAAATCATGGCGCTCATGGTCCAGGATCGGCGACGGCTTTGCTTTTGCCACGCTTTGATCTTTGAACCCCCCGGCTGTGGTCGTTGATTAAAGAAGAGGTAAAGCGTCGTTGTCAATCTGGCAGCAGCGAATGGAATGGAGCGATCGACGCGAGCACGGGAAGGGGAGAGCCCCATGAAGGCGCGCACACATGAGAGGTCGACGTCCACGGCTACCGGGATCTGATACGCGGCTACCGCGCCTGTGCGTGTGCTGGGCGTCGTCCTCGGACCCCGGCAGGGTTAAACTAAACAACTCGTCGTAGATTGACAGATTAGTTTGTCCCAAGCTGGTAGTACGGTGTAGGACTGATTTTAGTTAAGCGTAGGCGCGTGACCCATCTTTTGTTGCCTTGCACATGAGTAAACGACGTAGCCTACCTAGAATAGTTGGGTTTTTTTTTAATCCGTGGCTGATTTGATTTCTTTGGCCGGTGTGCATGTGGACTGGCATGAAACAGACCTCTCTCTCCGCTAAATGCGCACGAGCAGATGCAAGAACTTGTTTGGATTCCGAAGGGAACTTTGCATGCTAATTCTGTTTTATAATTCAATTTGGGTAATCTTGATCTCTGCATTGAAAAATTCTCATCTTCACATCAACTCTTTTGAGAAATCTTTATACGAACTCGAATCACTGAACAGTTGGTCACCCATCGTCTCATTAGTTATTAGGTTAAATGACCACTCAAACAGTAAGGTAAACAGCCGTTTAGCCGTACAGATAGAACAAGCACCATACTGTTAATTTGCTAGCCTAACCGTACTCTGCCATTGGGGATTTCAGGACGTTCTGTGCTCAGCATTTTGCAGTGGCTGCTGAGCTCTCAGGCGGGGGAGAACTTTGACCGCCTCCACTTGCGTCGGCTTCGACTTTTGGAGTAAACCGCACTGGACACTCACTGAGGTCTGAGCCAACTCGGAGTACCAGGTCGTCCGcaacggcgaggagagggatagAAAAGTCGCAGGAGGTAGGGAAAAGAAAGGCAAAGCAGCGGCAGCGCAGGCGCAAAAAGCAAATCAAAGCCACCACCGGCAGCTGCCGAGAGACAGCCGAGCCCGCGCCGCGGAAGGAGAGctggagaggagaggaaaaggaaagtgAAATCCATCCATTCCaaccccgcacgccgccgcagctccccgCAGGCGCCGTCCCCCCCCCAAACCCtaccccccctcccctccttggCTCCTTCACTCCCGCGCGCATGGgccccgcctcgccggcgccgcgacgAGCGCACCGGCCCCCGCCGGTCCGGCGCCGgtaacagcagcagcagcagaagcagcgccgccgccgccgctgcggtgggatggcgcggctcgggcgggcggGCTGCCGCCCCAGTCGAGGTGAGTTCCCCCCTGATCTGAGCCCTACTCTCCGTGCTTGATGCTAGGTGGTGCGGTGGACTCGAGTACTCGGGGGTTGTGCCGCGACTATGCGGAGCGATTTGAGGTTTCAGCGGTGGGGAAATGGCGTCTCCACGGCGCGGTTTGAGCTAACCCGTCTGCCGCAGTGGAGTTTGCTTTAGGATCTTACTGTACTTACCAACCTACCATTTGATTGCGCAATCGGGAGCTCGCCTGAGAATTCGGGTTTGCTTGGGGTCGCTTGGTAACTAGTAGGCTTTGCTTTGCAGCATATCTGGAGACTGAAGTCGGATACTAGAATGTAGAGCTTAGAGAACCTGAAACCATGAAGATGAACCCGTCCGTTGGATGGAACATCTGCTGCTTTGTTGGTTTTGAAGATTGAGATTGCTGGGCCTGGGTGTTGTTACCTAGCAATGTTTCTGTATCTTGATGTATGATTACGTTGTTTATAAATGTTCTCGGCTTCTGTCCTTGCATTCACCTGATCTTATTTGAGCATTGGGCTACCAATTTATTACCACAGTTGAAGAAACTGTATTAACAGATCATCATTTGCTGAAAAGGGGCGTTCCTCATATTCTCGTTTCTAGAGTACTGCGCCATGCTTCAGAACCTGTCCTATTTATGTGAATATAACACTTTTCACTTCTTCCCCAACCTTTGTTGGGGGTGTGTCCTAATAGTTGTTCATTGTCATCACGTCGCCCATTAGTTGTCGTGTTGACCTAGCAGCACCAATAGGATTCATCGACTCGACGTACTTGGCAAGTATGCTGATATGACATCTTGATTACCGACTTGGGTTGCTAGTCTTAGATAGACCAGGCTGGTCCTTTATTTGGGTACTTGGTCCCTTACGGCCATCAGGCCCGGCTCAATAGGGACAGAGATTGAGATTCGATTTAGCTGACAGGCACAAACCTAGACAGACTCCAAACCCTAGTCCCTAGGTGCCAACCATCACTGCCACATTAGCCACGATCACTGTTGCCACAATCCTTGTTACTGGCTTGTGCTCCTATCTCCATCACCCCATTGCTGGCTCCGCCCTCCCTCAAGGGCCTTTTTTGCGATGGGATGAAAACTGAAAACTCTAGTCGTTTGCCCGTACCATCAGATGCTGCCGGGATAGTTGTACTGTATATTGTTACCGAGCTGCCAAGTAGGAACACATTGTGGGCTTTTTGCAGCAGTATAAATTATCTATAAGCTCCCATTAAGTGCTACTTTTTACTATTCCTGAGTTTTAGCATGCGCACAACATTCTTTTACGGTGCATGTGCTGCCCATTTAGATCGCGAGTTTAAACAAGAAGAAACCTTTGTTTGGAGAGTGTCCTTGAAATGCTAATATCATAATAATGCTGAAGAAAATACTCTGTGCCTGGAAAATATAGCCAATTTTTATAGGACTAATTATTGTCTGCCAATATGTATTAAAAACTGGCTTAGATATATTTAAACCACCATAATAAATAAGATTATGCTTGCATATGTAGTAATAAATATCAACATTTATAGGATGTAGTTTAACCACCATTTGTCGCGACCATCTTGAAAATTTAAGGACTTAAAGGTGAGTTGTAATCTTTACCAGTACTCTGCCAGGCACCAGCTGCCATGAATATGGTAGATATTTAGTAGCTTGTGCATAGCAGCATAATGACTCAATGTACACTGGAGCAGATAATAGGCAGTACCATGTTCAAATTCTGTGGTCTGCGTGTTTGAGGGAAAAAAAGTAATCTTTGTGGTCTGATGCTTATATTTTTATTCAAATACATTGTTTAATTGGATGCATATTAAAATTGATGAATGCCGGTTGTAGAAAAATCTGAATGAGGTGAAATAATCCTTTGGATAATGAATCATAAAAATGGCATAGCTATCCTGTTTAAATTAGTAATGGCAAATCTCGACAATATTAGAAGATCTATCATAAAATAGTTTAAAATGAGTGGGAAGATCATACACTAAAGTTTGGGCCAGTAAACAATGGTTGGCTCATCGGAACAGAAGTAGATGGACACAAATCTATCTTTACATACACATGGGCATTTCTATCTCTACCTACATTTGAGGCATGTGTAAAGAGCACATGTGACCTTTTGGTTACTACCCTAGAAGATTTTTTCTTTGTAACATTTTTATGTTGTTTCTTAGGTGCCAATGAGCCATGGTCATCCAGCATCTACTGTCTGCACTAATATTGTATACCCGTTCTGCTCATTATACATAATTCGTAAAAGAAGATTCTGACAGGTTGATGTACAACTTGTTTTCAGGATTTTCTGAAGATACTTTGAGAAATCTTGCATTCAATTTCTTGGCTGCTGTGTTGATCCTGGAATTTCTCAGTGGGATCAGTTTGGTTGTTCAAACTTCAGCTCTAGAAGTAGTGGCTCCTGCTATGCCTCCATCTCAAGGTTGGAGACCATTTCATTCCATGGCATCTCAAGATAAAGTCCTCATAGGTGTTTCAGTGCAACCAGCAGATGGCCAGCAAAGACAAAAGAAGCTATATTCATCAACAGTTGCCCTGTCATCCGCACATCCTCCTGTTTCAGTGCCTAGCTATAGTTCCGTGCCTGGCACTTTAGATCTGGCCATTTATTCCTCAGATCTATCACGTCCTTTGGTGCAGCATGACAGAATATTAGCAACGGCTGCTCCTGCTCATGTTGATGCTGACCCTCCAGATGCAGCTTCCAATTCAAGCGCAGCTCCTTCTGGATTAGTGCAACCTCCAGTATCCCCTCACAATGGTAAGTCTATTTGCCAGGGCCTTGGAATATTGTAACTGTAAATAATTTCTCACATAGCTTCAAATTAGACAATTTGATTGACGGTAGGCTATTTGTCTATTCAAGAAAAACATCATTTGTACATTTCGTTCTGACCTATTTGCTCCAATCTTTATGTGGCTGATATCGTTGACTCCAATAGTATCCGTAATACTACTGAGGTGTTCTGGATATGCTGTTAACCATATTTTAATTCTTGTTCATTTACTAGGCTGTTGTGCACCAAACATGGTACAAAAACGAGGCACCCGGGACTGCCATTGTGTTTATCCAGTGAGAGTTGAGCTCTTCCTTCGTAATGTTTCCTTGATTTCAAATTGGAGCAATGACTTTCTTCAAGAACTTGCTTCTCAGCTCAACCTGCGTGTTAATCAGTTCGAGATTGTAAATTTTTACGTTGTTGGAGCTTCTGGACTAAATATCACAATGGATATAGCACCCCATACCGGAATTAGCTTTGCAGCCGATCAAGTTAACACAATGAATTATTCACTTACTCAGCATACAATTCGGATTGATCCTGTGTTGGTCGGGGACTATAATCTTCTTAATTTAACATGGTTCAGGCCATTGGCCCCAGCCCCAGGTAATAGCTTTTGATCTTATACTTTATGCTTGTTACTAGAATGATGACAGTTTTGTTACTGTCCAGGAAGGGAAAGAATGCTGCTTTGTTTTTGTTCTTATTGTTTGCTTAATATGAGATTGATATTATAGGTGTAGATGTAGTGTGAACCACCAACAGGTTATGGAAATCTGGAGTTTTCATATATCAAATTAGCTCAAAAGTgttaaaaggaaaagaagagacACCATTTGGTAAAAGGCACCATACTCTTCCCTTGTCCTACCTAATTTTTTCAATATGAAGAGTTAAAAATGGTAATTATGGTAGAAGAGTAAGGAATAGCTACATTCACTATTCTCTTCTTTCCTTCTAAATTTATGTACTTCTGTTGTTGTGTTTTTCTTGTTTATAACTGTGTATACTCCCCCCTACACATGTAAGTTGCATCTTAATAATTTATCCGATTTGCCTGTATGTATGTCCTATGCCTTTAAAGTATTTGCCACCCTGGTGAAAAGTTGTACAGAAATTTTCCTTTGGTTTCCCGTCCAAGGCATGTCTGTTGAATTTACATGTCTATCACAAAATGTTCTTGACCTTTGGATGCCTAGATGTTATGATACAAAAATGAAGCTCGTGAACATGATAATTCTTACATATATTATATAAATGAGCTTTAAATGTGTATCAGTCTATCTTGGTTCTTTTTTAGTTACTACTCCATATTCTTAATACTGCTATCTGTATCATTGGCAGCTCCAGCATTCACAATAGCACCTAAGGCCTCTCCATCTACATCATCTACCATACCAAGTCCGAGTGGGGATCCCAGCAACAATAGACATCCAAGCCTGATTACTGTCATTATCATATGTGTTGGTGCTCTAATTGGGGTCTTGCTGATTGTTTTAACAATTTGCTTCTGCACATTTaggaaagggaaaaagaaagtgCCTCCTGTTGAAACACGTACGTATCTTACTATCCACTATGTGTTATTTTCTTGGAACCAATACACATTTGGTGTGTTCCTAATGTGATAGTGATtgattgtttttattttcatttttctaaaaaaatgttatGCAATAGTTGCAAAAGGTGTGATGAGTCCTGACTAGAAAGATAGCTATTATAAACTATGTAATTACTATTTAGTTAAGGCACTGCATAAAACTGTCCAAACCAGAAAGCATGAGGTAAAACTATGACTACAGTTCACACCAAGGGGTTTGTGGGCTTTTGTAATCTGTGGCTATACTTTGTTGATAGGATCCAGTAAATTAATGTATTTTCCCTAAGCATTCATATGTTTGTCATGTTAGGAGAAATGCATCTCCAGTATACTTTGCAGCCTTTTGAAATATAATGCATTTCCGAAGCTGTGTCATGAgtatttttagataatggagTATTTGAGATCCCAACCTCTACACCCTAGCAATGACATTAATGGAGATGTATGTTGTGTCTGAATTCAGTCAACTTGAAAAGATAGATTAAGTTTTCTGGGTTCTTTCCTGGTGTTTCAGGAACAATGTTATGCACGTATAACCCCATAATACTTTTATGCAGCCAAGCAAAGGACGCCAGATGCAGTTTCTGCAGTGGAGTCACTTCCTCGCCCCACCAGCACAAGGTTCCTTTCATACGAAGAACTGAAAGCGGCAACAAATAACTTTGAGCCTTCAAGTGTGCTTGGAGAAGGTGGTTTTGGCCGTGTCTTTAAGGGGGTACTGGGTGATGGTACGGCTGTTGCTATAAAGAAGCTTACTACCGGAGGGCACCAAGGAGACAAGGAGTTTTTAGTTGAAGTGGAAATGCTGAGCAGATTGCACCATCGAAATCTTGTGAAACTCATTGGTTACTATAGCAGCCGCGAGTCATCACAGAACCTTCTTTGTTATGAGCTTGTTCCCAATGGAAGCCTTGAGGCTTGGCTTCACGGTATGATCAATTGCAACTTTTTCCTGTACCCTTGCTGCATAGCCTCCATTTTTAGTTCCACCACCTGAACCTATTatctaagtttttttttttggatattGTAATTTCCAGACATAAGAAACATACTTCTAACGATGAACTGCATTTTATCAGGTGCACTAGGTGCTAACTGCCCCTTGGATTGGGACACCAGGATGAGGATAGCACTTGATGCTGCCCGGGGATTAGCATACCTCCATGAGGATTCGCAGCCCTGCGTAATCCACAGGGATTTCAAAGCCTCTAATATATTGCTCGAGAATGATTTTCATGCTAAGGTGTCTGATTTTGGTCTGGCAAAACAGGCGCCTGAAGGGCGGGCTAATTATCTTTCAACTCGTGTCATGGGCACTTTCGGGTAATCTAAATGGCCTTTTACCTTGAGCAATTGCCCAGCTATTTCTGTTCTGAATTTGTAATATACTTCTGGTGTGTTTTCAGGTATGTTGCCCCCGAGTATGCGATGACAGGGCACTTGCTTGTAAAAAGCGATGTATATAGCTATGGAGTCGTTCTACTTGAACTACTAACTGGGAGGAGGCCTGTGGATATGTCACAGCCATCTGGGCAGGAAAACCTAGTGACATGGGTAATACTTCGTTCTATTATATACTATATGTCACAGTAGTTCTTTCATGGTTTACTGCTGAATCAGAATCTTTTTTACACTGACTATTAGGCAGACAGCTAATTGTGTGTGTATAGGTGGTTTTTTCTGCAGATAATAATATGTGTAGGCAGCTGGCACGAGGAAATTAAGTGAATTTGTTCATATCTGTGATTATTTCACTTATTTGAAGGCATTCTTTCTCTCGATTGACTGTAGGCACGGCCGATTCTTCGAGATCAAGATAGATTAGAGGAACTAGCTGACCCCAGGCTTGGCACCCAGTACCCGAAAGATGATTTTGTGCGGGTGTGCACAATCGCAGCAGCCTGTGTTTCACCAGAGGCAAACCAAAGGCCAACAATGGGTGAGGTGGTGCAGTCACTCAAGATGGTTCAAAGATCTGTAGAGTTCCAGGAATCTATGTCGACACCGCCCACCCGCCCCAACGTCCGGCAGTCTTCGACGACCTATGAATCTGATGGTACCTCATCCATGTTCTCTTCCGGCCCCTTCTCAGGCCTCAGCCCCTTTGACACCGAAACCATTCCAAGAACTGCGGTTTTCTCAGAAGATCTCCATGAAGGTCGATGACTGATGGGGGTGGTTGCCTTGCTGAGTTGTTTCTCTAGAGGCTGTAGCAATGTAGTCACCCATTGGAGGGCTGGTGGTCCAATTGGCCTGACCAGTCATTGGGAAGAGGTACATGTAAATTCCATTTTCATTCACCGTCTGAAAAGACTAGATTGTTGTCACAAGGACGTTCGGTGGCTTTGTATGAAAGAAATGATTTTGTT encodes the following:
- the LOC117859009 gene encoding uncharacterized protein; translation: MATAGARAVLIVLGAAAVALQLVAAPVSAGRDNTAAVAEVCKNTPFPELCTGSTQKHARKYDTVDPLTVLEMQVDAFKKRVRAASRRAKREARAAATPEQRRALNLCKSFYLDAGDNLGACKRAIRFRDGVTIRATMSMAAQDMQNCDEEFRKAAAKNPVCDLNRSLVDMSENCRALSNMIPAS